The following are from one region of the Microbacterium paraoxydans genome:
- a CDS encoding ParA family protein, which produces MFHVKQSEKASSNESFGMDTPLAREIADLSARRRALEGVSVEFSGDTRILTVSNQKGGVGKTTSAVNIASALAGLGAKILVIDLDPQGNASTALGVPHNADTPSVYDVLIDEFPLAEIVQPSPESPNLFCAPSTIHLAGAEIELVAQVAREHRLRRALEDYLADHPVDFVIIDCPPSLGLLTINAFTAANEVFIPIQCEYYALEGLSQLLGSIQMIQKHLNPGLHLSTILLTMFDGRTRLAQQVAEEVRSHFPSQVLDTVIPRSVRVSEAPSFGQTVIAYDGQSAGAIAYREAAVEIASRQTQSKER; this is translated from the coding sequence ATGTTTCACGTGAAACAGTCCGAGAAGGCATCGTCGAACGAGTCGTTCGGGATGGATACACCCCTCGCGCGAGAAATCGCGGATCTCTCCGCCCGGCGCCGCGCGCTGGAAGGGGTCTCCGTTGAGTTCAGTGGCGACACCCGCATCCTGACGGTGTCGAATCAGAAGGGCGGCGTGGGTAAGACCACCAGCGCCGTGAACATCGCATCCGCGCTGGCGGGACTGGGCGCGAAGATCCTTGTCATCGACCTCGATCCGCAGGGGAACGCCTCCACGGCCCTCGGGGTGCCCCACAACGCCGACACCCCGAGCGTCTACGACGTCCTCATCGACGAGTTCCCCCTCGCGGAGATCGTGCAGCCGAGCCCGGAGAGTCCGAATCTCTTCTGCGCGCCGAGCACCATCCACCTCGCAGGCGCTGAGATCGAGCTCGTCGCGCAGGTGGCGCGAGAGCACCGCCTCCGTCGGGCTCTGGAGGACTACCTCGCGGACCATCCGGTGGACTTCGTCATCATCGACTGCCCTCCTTCCCTCGGGCTGCTCACGATCAACGCTTTCACCGCCGCGAACGAGGTCTTCATCCCGATCCAGTGCGAGTACTACGCGCTGGAGGGTCTGAGCCAGCTGCTCGGCAGCATCCAGATGATCCAGAAGCACCTCAACCCGGGTCTGCATCTGTCGACCATCCTCCTCACGATGTTCGACGGACGGACGCGGCTGGCCCAGCAGGTGGCGGAGGAAGTGCGGTCCCACTTCCCTTCGCAGGTGCTGGACACCGTGATTCCGCGCTCCGTCCGTGTGTCGGAAGCCCCCAGTTTCGGCCAGACGGTCATCGCCTACGACGGTCAGTCCGCCGGGGCGATCGCGTACCGCGAGGCCGCCGTCGAAATCGCGTCGCGACAGACGCAGAGCAAGGAGAGATAA
- a CDS encoding DUF6049 family protein: protein MTAITPETGLRARVRRLAAFVVAAGFCAIGVAGPAVAADQPAADDDQRVELHVTAGLRGTVAPGTSTSAVVTIDNRTEAELSAGRVEIELGSTPLTDDDAVTEWLDEGQAAGSFLPLGEETTKPAEAGGSVGTTVFVPQETLKPLKPGVYPLRAALSEAGTKDGEGQRTTTWDTTATSVLVVTSGPTSPVGVIVPITATPTGGALLSAEELTELTAPDGDLTAQLDGVAGTTAVLAVDPAILTSIRALGTAAPSAATDWLQRLDELPNARFALQFGDADLTVQAQAGLPEALAPLPLTSLLDPAAFPQQRAVTPTSTPGTTAEPSATPTDGPALPTDEELTEIEGAIPGIVWPESDLTEADLAAFTGYLGRPATTIVSSETVGDKSAAHATADGQDLLVTDAATSAALSAAATESASVPRQGLLAEAAARLFLAGARAPGAPILIGLERDENRSADALRDAISAADSIGFELSTVRAAPAASVTLPETAAATRASDLTNLLADERSLTAFATVLSDPLVLLSPERIRILRTIAVGSSAEAFAQKVAAHRARTTETLGAVSIPDSSTIQLLTANADLPIAVRNDLPWPVTVRLYAAPTDPRLEVTPVIDVAVQANSTTRAKVPVSARVGSGELDLRLSLTSPTGVPIQSEQTVRVAVRAEWETIGLVVFGGLAVLLIALGVVRTVRRKRREAIEEQAVEAAVEELIEEKEAEAAVQERLDGPEAPSAKESRD, encoded by the coding sequence ATGACCGCGATCACACCCGAGACGGGCCTCCGCGCGCGCGTGCGCCGGCTCGCGGCGTTCGTGGTCGCCGCCGGCTTCTGCGCCATCGGTGTCGCCGGTCCCGCTGTGGCGGCCGACCAGCCAGCCGCCGACGACGATCAACGGGTCGAACTGCATGTCACGGCGGGCCTGCGCGGGACCGTCGCCCCGGGGACCTCGACGTCGGCCGTGGTCACGATCGACAACCGCACCGAGGCGGAGCTCTCCGCGGGCCGCGTCGAGATCGAGCTCGGCAGCACGCCACTGACCGACGACGACGCCGTCACCGAATGGTTGGACGAGGGCCAGGCCGCGGGCTCCTTCCTCCCCCTCGGAGAGGAGACCACGAAGCCGGCGGAGGCGGGCGGATCCGTCGGCACCACCGTGTTCGTGCCGCAGGAGACCCTGAAGCCGTTGAAACCCGGGGTGTACCCGCTGCGGGCCGCCCTGAGCGAAGCCGGCACGAAGGATGGTGAGGGGCAGCGCACCACGACCTGGGACACCACCGCGACGAGCGTCCTCGTCGTCACCTCCGGCCCCACGAGCCCCGTCGGGGTCATCGTGCCCATCACCGCCACGCCGACGGGCGGTGCCCTCCTGAGCGCCGAGGAGCTCACGGAGTTGACCGCCCCGGACGGCGATCTCACCGCGCAGCTCGACGGCGTGGCCGGGACGACGGCGGTGCTCGCGGTCGACCCTGCCATCCTCACGTCGATCCGCGCGCTGGGCACCGCCGCCCCCTCGGCGGCGACCGACTGGCTGCAGCGGCTCGACGAACTCCCCAACGCCCGTTTCGCCCTGCAGTTCGGCGATGCCGACCTCACGGTGCAGGCGCAGGCCGGTCTGCCCGAGGCGCTGGCACCGCTGCCGCTGACCTCGCTGCTCGATCCCGCGGCGTTCCCTCAGCAGCGAGCCGTGACACCGACGAGCACTCCGGGCACCACCGCAGAACCGTCGGCGACGCCGACCGACGGACCGGCTCTTCCCACCGACGAGGAGCTCACGGAGATCGAAGGCGCGATCCCGGGGATCGTCTGGCCGGAGAGCGACCTCACAGAGGCCGACCTCGCGGCGTTCACCGGCTATCTGGGCCGCCCCGCTACGACCATCGTGTCGTCCGAGACCGTCGGCGACAAGAGTGCGGCCCATGCGACAGCGGACGGTCAGGACCTGCTCGTCACCGACGCCGCCACGTCGGCCGCACTGTCTGCTGCGGCGACAGAATCCGCCTCGGTTCCCCGCCAGGGGCTGTTGGCGGAAGCGGCCGCGCGGCTCTTCCTCGCCGGCGCCCGGGCCCCCGGCGCTCCGATCCTCATCGGCCTGGAGCGCGACGAGAACCGCTCCGCGGACGCCCTCCGCGACGCGATCTCAGCAGCCGACTCGATCGGCTTCGAGCTCTCGACGGTACGGGCGGCTCCCGCCGCCTCGGTGACGCTGCCCGAGACGGCCGCGGCGACCCGGGCGTCCGACCTCACCAATCTCCTCGCCGACGAGCGCTCCCTCACAGCCTTCGCCACCGTCCTCAGCGACCCCCTCGTGCTGCTCAGCCCCGAGCGGATCCGGATCCTGCGGACCATCGCGGTCGGATCGTCCGCGGAAGCCTTCGCCCAGAAGGTAGCGGCACATCGCGCGCGCACCACCGAGACGCTCGGCGCCGTCAGCATCCCCGACTCCAGCACCATCCAGCTCCTCACGGCCAACGCCGACCTCCCCATCGCCGTGCGCAACGACCTCCCGTGGCCGGTGACGGTGCGGTTGTATGCCGCCCCCACCGATCCGCGCCTCGAGGTGACGCCCGTGATCGACGTCGCCGTGCAGGCGAATTCGACCACGCGGGCGAAGGTGCCGGTGTCGGCCCGTGTCGGCAGCGGCGAACTCGATCTGCGCCTCAGCCTCACCAGCCCGACCGGGGTGCCGATCCAGTCCGAGCAGACCGTCCGAGTCGCGGTGCGCGCGGAGTGGGAGACCATCGGCCTCGTCGTCTTCGGCGGACTCGCCGTGCTCCTCATCGCTCTCGGAGTGGTCCGCACGGTGCGTCGGAAACGCCGGGAGGCGATCGAGGAGCAGGCCGTCGAGGCGGCCGTCGAGGAACTGATCGAGGAGAAGGAGGCGGAGGCCGCGGTGCAGGAGCGTCTCGACGGCCCTGAGGCCCCTTCCGCGAAGGAGTCGCGTGACTAG
- the murJ gene encoding murein biosynthesis integral membrane protein MurJ yields the protein MTSLGRASAIIGAGTLVSRVTGLLRSIVLVGVLGSVASEAADAFTYANQLPNSVFSLISVGILTAVIVPQIVKATADADGGNAFISKLFTLGTVVLVVVTGIATACAPWLVHIVAGRANPELLALATALAYWCLPQILLYGLYAMIGEALNARRIFGPFTWAPVVNNVVSIIGFLALGALFGPVPTRAAEWTPTMISLLGGTATLGIALQAVVLLVFWRRTGLALKPDFRWRGVGLGTVGRLAGWTFLMAFASLAAGTLQGFIVSEAAGLEASATVTTNAWLIFMLPYSVIVLSIGTPYFTQISEHAASGRDDEVRSDISRSIRTLLFFIAAAVAAVAAAAVPASRVFTKDTEFVTADDAARSAALVLLCYLLSLIPLTVLFIVQRTFYAYDDTRTPFWFTIVQCTLIVATALLAWALFEAEVLPLSLLAAAVALGQSVASILQTVLAVWLLHRKIGGLGVRSWLAAVGRFGLAAVPAGLAGWGVFVLSGGADGWMMGSAMLGALGTAVIGLVVVLVYVAILAVFRAPELKAAGGLVRRFLPGR from the coding sequence GTGACTAGTCTCGGGCGCGCCAGCGCCATCATCGGCGCGGGCACCCTGGTCTCCCGCGTGACCGGGCTGCTGCGCAGCATCGTCCTCGTCGGTGTGCTCGGCTCCGTCGCCTCCGAGGCCGCTGACGCCTTCACCTACGCGAACCAGTTGCCCAACAGCGTCTTCTCGTTGATCTCGGTGGGCATCCTCACAGCCGTCATCGTGCCGCAGATCGTCAAGGCCACGGCGGATGCGGACGGCGGCAACGCGTTCATCTCCAAGCTCTTCACCCTCGGTACGGTCGTCCTCGTCGTGGTCACCGGTATCGCCACGGCCTGCGCACCGTGGCTCGTGCACATCGTGGCCGGTCGTGCGAACCCGGAGCTACTGGCCCTCGCCACGGCGCTGGCGTACTGGTGCCTCCCGCAGATCCTGCTGTACGGCCTGTACGCAATGATCGGCGAGGCGCTCAACGCCCGCCGCATCTTCGGGCCCTTCACGTGGGCGCCGGTCGTCAACAACGTCGTCTCGATCATCGGGTTCCTGGCGCTCGGCGCCCTCTTCGGACCCGTGCCCACGCGCGCGGCGGAGTGGACGCCGACGATGATCTCGCTCCTCGGCGGGACCGCGACCCTCGGCATCGCCCTGCAGGCCGTGGTGCTGCTGGTCTTCTGGCGTCGTACGGGGCTGGCTCTGAAGCCGGACTTCCGCTGGCGCGGCGTCGGGCTCGGCACGGTCGGCCGCCTCGCCGGATGGACCTTCCTGATGGCGTTCGCGAGCCTGGCTGCGGGGACCCTGCAAGGCTTCATCGTCAGCGAGGCGGCGGGACTCGAGGCCTCGGCCACGGTCACGACCAACGCCTGGCTGATCTTCATGCTCCCCTACTCGGTGATCGTGCTGTCGATCGGCACCCCCTACTTCACCCAGATCAGCGAGCACGCCGCGAGTGGCCGGGACGACGAGGTCCGCAGCGACATCTCCCGGAGCATCCGCACGCTCCTCTTCTTCATCGCCGCCGCCGTCGCCGCCGTGGCCGCCGCCGCCGTTCCGGCCTCGCGGGTCTTCACGAAGGACACCGAGTTCGTGACCGCCGATGACGCGGCGAGGTCCGCCGCGCTGGTCCTGCTCTGCTACCTGCTCAGCCTGATCCCTCTGACCGTTCTCTTCATCGTCCAGCGCACCTTCTACGCCTACGACGACACCCGCACCCCGTTCTGGTTCACGATCGTGCAGTGCACGCTCATCGTGGCCACCGCCCTCCTCGCCTGGGCGCTGTTCGAGGCCGAGGTGCTGCCGCTGTCCCTGCTGGCCGCCGCCGTCGCCCTGGGGCAGTCCGTGGCCAGCATCCTGCAGACCGTCCTGGCCGTCTGGCTCCTGCACCGGAAGATCGGTGGTCTGGGAGTGCGCTCCTGGCTGGCCGCCGTGGGGCGATTCGGTCTGGCTGCGGTGCCTGCGGGCCTCGCCGGCTGGGGCGTGTTCGTGCTGAGCGGAGGAGCGGACGGCTGGATGATGGGCAGCGCGATGCTCGGTGCGCTCGGCACCGCCGTCATCGGACTCGTCGTGGTGCTCGTCTACGTCGCGATCCTCGCGGTCTTCCGCGCCCCGGAGCTGAAGGCCGCCGGCGGGCTCGTCCGCCGCTTCCTGCCCGGCCGCTGA
- a CDS encoding DUF7059 domain-containing protein yields MTAVSDTPAPRPDPLRSAALAVDLDAADLRSEPLRQLWGEEADDALGRGLREPILRAIAGDEGVLATLGRLLVLGLPQPRAAVERALPTLGVDGLEALGLATIDADSVIPVALLRPQSFVDEDGVGEWWIASDLDEVALDGPLPADHVLGVGGASRTLAETVVPLAVDRALDLGTGCGIQALLVARRAGRVVATDVSHRALAYAALNAQLNGVTNIEFRHGSMFEPVAGEAFDLIVSNPPFVITPRTEGVPAYEYRDGGLVGDALVEQFVRTAPAHLTPRGIAQLLGNWESRTGITGLARLDAWAPADLDLWVVEREELSPLAYAELWIRDGGITPRDAAFTPLLTAWLDDFAARGVTAIGFGYVLLRRGQGEPLRRSERVSQPVANVGAALGLGLAAHDALAGGLPDTLVVAPDVTEARHLLPGNDDPSVIELRQGGGFARTVAVDPALAGFVGACDGELQVLQIAPALADLFEVPFPQLWAELEPRIRELVLDGFLLPGE; encoded by the coding sequence GTGACGGCCGTGTCCGACACCCCCGCCCCCCGCCCCGACCCGCTCCGCAGCGCCGCGCTCGCCGTTGATCTGGATGCTGCTGACCTCCGATCCGAGCCGCTGCGACAGCTCTGGGGCGAGGAGGCGGACGACGCACTGGGCCGTGGCCTGCGCGAACCCATCCTGCGGGCGATCGCCGGGGACGAGGGCGTGCTCGCGACCCTCGGGCGGCTCCTGGTGCTCGGGCTTCCCCAGCCCCGAGCGGCGGTGGAGCGCGCCCTGCCCACCCTCGGCGTGGACGGTCTGGAGGCGCTGGGCCTGGCGACGATCGACGCCGACTCCGTGATCCCGGTCGCGCTGCTGCGCCCGCAGTCGTTCGTCGACGAGGACGGTGTCGGGGAGTGGTGGATCGCCAGCGATCTGGACGAGGTCGCCCTCGACGGTCCGCTGCCGGCCGATCACGTCCTCGGCGTGGGCGGGGCCTCGCGCACGCTCGCCGAGACGGTCGTGCCGCTCGCGGTGGATCGTGCGCTCGACCTCGGCACGGGCTGCGGCATCCAGGCGCTCCTCGTCGCGCGGCGGGCCGGCCGGGTCGTCGCCACCGATGTCTCCCACCGCGCACTCGCCTACGCCGCGTTGAACGCGCAGCTCAACGGGGTCACGAACATCGAGTTCCGCCACGGGAGCATGTTCGAGCCCGTCGCCGGGGAGGCGTTCGACCTCATCGTCTCGAACCCGCCGTTCGTGATCACCCCCCGAACGGAGGGCGTCCCCGCCTACGAGTACCGCGACGGCGGTCTGGTCGGCGACGCGCTGGTCGAGCAGTTCGTGCGCACGGCACCGGCCCACCTCACCCCGCGCGGCATCGCCCAGCTTCTCGGCAACTGGGAGTCCCGCACGGGGATCACCGGCCTCGCCCGGCTGGACGCGTGGGCGCCCGCCGACCTCGACCTGTGGGTGGTGGAGCGGGAGGAGCTGTCCCCCCTCGCGTACGCGGAGCTGTGGATCAGGGACGGCGGGATCACGCCGCGCGACGCCGCGTTCACCCCGCTGCTGACCGCGTGGCTCGACGACTTCGCGGCGCGGGGCGTGACCGCGATCGGCTTCGGCTACGTGCTGCTCCGCCGGGGGCAGGGGGAGCCGCTGCGGCGGTCGGAGCGGGTCTCGCAGCCCGTGGCGAACGTGGGGGCGGCGCTCGGTCTCGGCCTCGCGGCCCACGATGCGCTCGCCGGGGGACTGCCGGACACCCTCGTCGTGGCCCCCGACGTCACGGAGGCGCGCCACCTGCTTCCCGGCAACGACGACCCGAGCGTGATCGAGCTGCGTCAGGGCGGCGGATTCGCGCGGACGGTCGCAGTGGATCCTGCGCTCGCCGGATTCGTCGGCGCCTGCGACGGCGAGCTCCAGGTGCTGCAGATCGCCCCCGCCCTCGCCGACCTCTTCGAGGTGCCCTTCCCGCAACTGTGGGCGGAGCTCGAGCCGCGGATCCGGGAACTCGTGCTCGACGGCTTCCTCCTCCCGGGGGAATAG
- the trxB gene encoding thioredoxin-disulfide reductase, with amino-acid sequence MRQVIIIGSGPAGFTAAIYAARANLEPLLIASSVEVGGELMNTTEVENYPGFPEGIQGPELMAKFQEQAEKFGTEVLYDDVTELDVAGPVKKVTLGSGATHEAKTIIYATGSAYRKLGIEGEERLSGFGVSWCATCDGFFFRQKTIAVVGGGDSAMEEATFLTRFADKVYVIHRKDTLRASKIMQERAFANEKIEFVWNSEVVEILGDNAVSGVQLRSTEDGSLRDLPLDGLFIAIGNDPRTHLVHEKLELTPEGTIWVDGRSSRTSVPGVFAAGDVIDPTYRQAITAAGTGTIAALDAEHFLADLEDSSVEVPAAEAAEVITA; translated from the coding sequence ATGCGTCAGGTCATCATCATCGGCTCCGGCCCCGCCGGATTCACGGCTGCCATCTACGCGGCGCGCGCGAACCTGGAGCCGCTCCTCATCGCGAGCTCCGTCGAGGTCGGCGGAGAGCTCATGAACACGACCGAGGTGGAGAACTACCCCGGCTTCCCGGAGGGCATCCAGGGCCCCGAGCTCATGGCGAAGTTCCAGGAGCAGGCCGAGAAGTTCGGCACCGAGGTGCTCTACGACGACGTCACCGAGCTCGACGTCGCCGGTCCCGTCAAGAAGGTCACCCTCGGTTCGGGCGCCACCCACGAGGCGAAGACCATCATCTACGCGACGGGTTCCGCCTACCGCAAGCTCGGCATCGAGGGCGAGGAGCGTCTCTCCGGCTTCGGTGTCTCCTGGTGCGCCACCTGCGACGGCTTCTTCTTCCGTCAGAAGACGATCGCCGTCGTCGGCGGCGGCGACTCGGCGATGGAGGAGGCCACCTTCCTCACGCGCTTCGCGGACAAGGTGTACGTCATCCACCGCAAGGACACCCTCCGCGCCTCGAAGATCATGCAGGAGCGTGCCTTCGCGAACGAGAAGATCGAGTTCGTGTGGAACAGCGAGGTCGTGGAGATCCTCGGCGACAACGCCGTCTCGGGCGTGCAGCTGCGTTCCACGGAGGACGGCTCGCTCCGCGACCTGCCCCTCGACGGCCTGTTCATCGCCATCGGCAACGACCCGCGCACCCACCTCGTCCACGAGAAGCTCGAGCTCACGCCCGAGGGAACGATCTGGGTCGACGGTCGCTCCTCGCGCACGTCGGTCCCCGGTGTCTTCGCCGCCGGCGACGTGATCGACCCCACCTACCGCCAGGCCATCACGGCTGCCGGGACGGGCACGATCGCAGCCCTCGACGCCGAGCACTTCCTCGCCGACCTCGAGGACTCCTCCGTCGAGGTCCCTGCGGCCGAGGCCGCTGAGGTCATCACGGCCTGA
- the trxA gene encoding thioredoxin has translation MSAKATSQATWEQDVLQADGPVLVDFWAEWCGPCRMVAPVLDEIQSDNPDKITILKLNVDENPELAMKYQITSIPAMKVFQGGEVKTTIIGAKPKFALEQDLAAFLG, from the coding sequence ATGAGTGCAAAGGCAACGAGCCAGGCGACCTGGGAGCAGGACGTGCTGCAGGCCGATGGTCCCGTGCTGGTGGACTTCTGGGCCGAGTGGTGCGGTCCGTGTCGTATGGTCGCGCCGGTGCTGGACGAGATCCAGTCCGACAACCCCGACAAGATCACCATCCTCAAGCTCAACGTGGACGAGAACCCGGAGCTGGCTATGAAGTACCAGATCACGTCGATCCCGGCGATGAAGGTCTTCCAGGGCGGAGAGGTCAAGACGACGATCATCGGCGCCAAGCCGAAGTTCGCCCTCGAGCAGGATCTCGCCGCTTTCCTCGGCTGA
- a CDS encoding sugar porter family MFS transporter, which translates to MSRPADPATIKRRVIAVSIAAALGGFLFGFDTAVINGAVDALAGDVSGFDLGTGLKGFAVSSALIGCAVGAWFAGPVSNKFGRIPVMVVAAAMFFVSAIGSGLAFSVVDLIIWRVIGGLGVGAASVIAPAYIAEVSPAAIRGRLGSLQQLAIVLGIFAALLSDALLAGIAGEADQPLWGLTAWRWMFMVAAIPALVYGLMSLRLPESPRYLVRKGEVKRAAEVLRTVTGTIDTEVKIKEITGTIDTERSESLRDLRGSRLGLKPIVWVGILLSVFQQFVGINVIFYYSTTLWQSVGFDESSALLTSVITSVTNIVVTIVAILLVDRVGRRIMLLVGSVGMTVTLGLMALAFSFGTLDASGTATLPDPWATVALICANGFVVFFGASWGPLVWVLLGEIFPNSIRAGALAVAAAAQWVANFFISTTFPAFAEIGLTFAYGFYAFFALLSFFFVFFKVPETKGRELEDMSEDAKVERRPRRARA; encoded by the coding sequence ATGTCCAGACCAGCTGATCCAGCCACCATCAAGCGTCGCGTGATCGCCGTCAGTATCGCGGCGGCTCTGGGTGGATTCCTCTTCGGATTCGACACCGCGGTGATCAACGGCGCCGTCGACGCTCTGGCCGGAGACGTCTCCGGATTCGATCTCGGCACGGGCCTCAAGGGCTTCGCGGTGTCGTCGGCCCTGATCGGCTGCGCCGTGGGCGCCTGGTTCGCAGGACCCGTCTCGAACAAGTTCGGTCGCATCCCCGTGATGGTGGTCGCCGCCGCCATGTTCTTCGTCTCGGCGATCGGCTCCGGCCTCGCCTTCAGCGTCGTCGATCTCATCATCTGGCGTGTGATCGGCGGCCTCGGTGTCGGTGCGGCTTCGGTGATCGCACCCGCGTACATCGCGGAGGTGTCGCCGGCAGCGATCCGAGGGCGCCTGGGATCGCTGCAGCAGCTCGCCATCGTCCTCGGCATCTTCGCCGCGCTGCTGTCCGACGCCCTGCTCGCGGGCATCGCGGGGGAGGCCGACCAGCCGCTGTGGGGCCTGACCGCGTGGCGATGGATGTTCATGGTCGCGGCCATCCCCGCGCTCGTCTACGGGCTGATGTCGCTCCGGCTGCCAGAATCCCCGCGCTATCTGGTCCGCAAGGGCGAGGTGAAGCGCGCCGCGGAAGTGCTCCGGACCGTCACGGGGACGATCGACACCGAAGTGAAGATCAAGGAGATCACGGGCACGATCGACACGGAGCGCTCGGAGTCGCTGCGGGACCTGCGGGGAAGCCGGCTAGGACTCAAGCCGATCGTCTGGGTCGGCATCCTGCTGTCGGTGTTCCAGCAGTTCGTCGGCATCAATGTCATCTTCTACTACTCCACCACGCTGTGGCAGTCGGTGGGCTTCGACGAATCCAGTGCCCTCCTCACGTCCGTCATCACCTCCGTCACGAACATCGTCGTCACGATCGTCGCGATCCTCCTCGTCGACCGGGTCGGTCGTCGGATCATGCTCCTCGTCGGCTCGGTCGGCATGACGGTGACCCTCGGACTCATGGCGCTCGCCTTCTCGTTCGGTACGCTCGACGCCTCCGGAACCGCGACGCTCCCGGACCCCTGGGCCACCGTCGCCCTCATCTGCGCCAACGGCTTCGTCGTGTTCTTCGGTGCGAGCTGGGGCCCGCTGGTGTGGGTGCTCCTGGGCGAGATCTTCCCGAACTCGATCCGTGCCGGTGCTCTGGCCGTCGCCGCGGCGGCGCAGTGGGTGGCCAACTTCTTCATCTCGACGACGTTCCCCGCATTCGCCGAGATCGGCCTCACGTTCGCGTACGGCTTCTACGCGTTCTTCGCGTTGCTGTCGTTCTTCTTCGTGTTCTTCAAGGTGCCGGAGACCAAGGGCCGCGAGCTCGAAGACATGAGCGAGGATGCGAAGGTGGAGCGCCGACCCCGTCGCGCACGCGCGTAG
- a CDS encoding ParB/RepB/Spo0J family partition protein: MAKRTGLGRGIGALIPTADQTERPVDVFFPGAKIAPTPEAPSTSADAAPETELEAVPGIHLIQVDPQAIVPNPRQPRTHFNPEDLAELVHSVREFGVLQPVVVRKNNDGEYELIMGERRTRAAREAGLEAIPAIVRDTADEDLLRDALLENLHRSELNPLEEASAYQQLLDDFGITQEELATRIGRSRPQISNTIRLLKLPVPVQQRVAAGVLTAGHARAILSVDSPEAMQRLADKVVNEDLSVRATEEAAKSQPSAGKTPKPTPGARRAYLDEVAGKLGDRLNTRVRISLGARKGQVTIDFASIQDLNRILEELGEEGYGSAR; this comes from the coding sequence ATGGCGAAGCGCACTGGACTCGGCCGCGGTATCGGCGCCCTCATCCCGACGGCGGACCAGACCGAACGTCCCGTCGACGTGTTCTTCCCCGGCGCGAAGATCGCTCCGACCCCCGAGGCTCCCTCCACGAGCGCCGACGCCGCGCCCGAGACCGAACTCGAGGCGGTGCCGGGGATCCACCTGATCCAGGTCGACCCGCAGGCGATCGTCCCCAACCCGCGGCAGCCCCGCACGCACTTCAACCCCGAGGACCTCGCGGAACTCGTGCACAGCGTCCGTGAGTTCGGCGTGCTGCAGCCGGTGGTCGTCCGGAAGAACAACGACGGCGAATACGAGCTCATCATGGGGGAGCGGCGTACGCGGGCTGCCCGCGAGGCCGGACTCGAGGCGATCCCCGCCATCGTCCGCGACACGGCCGACGAGGATCTCCTGCGTGACGCGCTGCTGGAGAACCTCCACCGCTCGGAGCTGAATCCCCTCGAAGAGGCGTCGGCCTACCAGCAGCTCCTCGACGACTTCGGCATCACCCAGGAGGAGCTGGCCACGCGCATCGGGCGCTCCCGTCCCCAGATCAGCAACACCATCCGCCTGCTCAAGCTGCCGGTGCCGGTGCAGCAGCGGGTGGCCGCCGGCGTGCTGACCGCCGGGCACGCCCGCGCGATCCTCAGCGTGGACTCGCCGGAGGCGATGCAGCGTCTGGCGGACAAGGTCGTCAACGAAGACCTGTCCGTTCGCGCGACGGAGGAAGCCGCCAAGTCGCAGCCGTCCGCAGGGAAGACTCCCAAGCCCACGCCGGGTGCGCGGCGGGCCTACCTGGACGAGGTCGCCGGCAAGCTCGGAGACCGGCTCAACACGCGCGTCCGGATCTCGCTCGGTGCCCGAAAAGGCCAGGTCACGATCGATTTCGCATCGATCCAGGATCTGAACCGCATTCTCGAGGAGCTGGGCGAAGAAGGGTACGGCTCCGCGCGGTGA
- a CDS encoding GrpB family protein yields the protein MLLVPYDPSWPQRFEEFATSMRAAGAEEWIIEHIGSTAIPGMSAKPVIDLAVRVETGEQFGDRSSALEEAGWRIGSGVRTHPVMIRESAGERLAIAHFFPVAEWDLAPQRLLRDWLRAHRADAERYERAKHDAARAAADGVSSYNAGKTAVIQEIVNSARAARGLEPVDVYDKR from the coding sequence ATGCTCCTCGTTCCGTATGATCCGTCGTGGCCGCAGCGGTTCGAGGAGTTCGCGACATCGATGCGCGCCGCCGGGGCCGAGGAATGGATCATCGAGCACATCGGCTCGACCGCTATTCCCGGGATGAGCGCGAAGCCGGTCATCGACCTCGCGGTGCGCGTGGAGACAGGGGAGCAGTTCGGCGACCGGAGCTCCGCACTGGAGGAGGCCGGCTGGCGCATCGGCAGCGGGGTTCGCACGCATCCGGTGATGATCCGGGAGTCGGCGGGGGAGCGCCTCGCCATCGCGCATTTCTTCCCTGTCGCGGAGTGGGATCTCGCGCCCCAGCGTCTGCTGCGGGACTGGCTGCGCGCGCATCGGGCAGACGCGGAGCGATACGAGCGCGCCAAGCACGACGCAGCGCGGGCGGCGGCGGACGGGGTGTCCTCCTACAACGCGGGAAAGACGGCCGTCATCCAGGAGATCGTGAACAGCGCCCGGGCCGCGCGCGGTCTCGAGCCCGTGGACGTGTACGACAAGCGCTGA